Proteins from a single region of Cydia strobilella chromosome 2, ilCydStro3.1, whole genome shotgun sequence:
- the LOC134748704 gene encoding uncharacterized protein LOC134748704, with protein MDNTVYRFASFNCKNVKRSIDTVKELCRTCHIVALQETWLSPEDTVFLNTIDEDYCATGTSAMNTGEGMLVGRPYGGVGLLYRKSVFQNVSVVRCDNARLCAIKIMTNDNQPLLVVSVYMPTDCSDNLGEFTDCLGAVSAIIDECGIESVYIMGDFNAHPHERFYNELIKHCDEQKWCCMDVDKLGITSDTYTFFSDAHLCRRWLDHFVLSQSAVLSVRNVYVNNNCVTWSDHFPIFLECDLNVIVPRLSRTTRQVHVDKNVIWGERTTEQIVVYRNECHQRLRLINFPIELESCADRYCQEQGHKKVLDRLYEEIVGALKSAATVGRGDRKPRAKKRIVGWNKHVSAAHRVARQRFYDWIMAGKPESGILFNEMRDSRKVFKSRLKWCQDHEDQIKMDIITSHNSKKNFRSFWKATNKLKPLSGHPASVGGVSDPKSIANLFKDHFVIKSALGPTKLGGLDSETEIESVGPSLTAKDIAKIIKSMSGGKSPGYDGLSIEHLQHAGPHISRVLAMFYTLCIRHSYLPDNLMRTIVVPIAKNRTGDLADRSNYRPISLATVMAKILDSVLNSQLNSHVKLHDNQLGFRPQLSTESAILCLKHTVRYYAKSKTPVVACFLDLSKAFDLVSYDLLWKKLENTSLPQETIRIFKYWYGNQVNSVRWADALSDEYRLECGVRQGRLTSPTLFNLYINGLIEALSRTHVGCHVDGVCVNNISYADDMVLLSASVCGIRKLLKICEAYVTEHGLKYNVAKSQLMVFECGRKNTTEVPGVCLNGTPIDRVDHFKYLGHVIATDLKDDRDIERERRALSVRANMIARRFARCSKEVKVTLFRAFCTSLYTCNLWAQQKEKIIHLRVTFESASLSPSLTVTSLAAALVPSSL; from the exons atggataaTACGGTATATAGATTTGCTAGCTTTAACTGCAAAAACGTAAAGCGCTCAATAGATACTGTTAAGGAGTTGTGCCGAACCTGCCATATTGTCGCTTTGCAAGAAACTTGGCTATCTCCTGAAGATACTGTATTCCTGAATACAATTGACGAGGATTACTGCGCAACTGGGACGTCTGCCATGAATACCGGCGAGGGCATGTTGGTCGGTCGTCCGTACGGCGGGGTTGGCCTCTTATATCGTAAATCGGTGTTTCAAAATGTTTCTGTTGTGCGGTGCGATAATGCTCGTTTGTGCGCGATCAAAATTATGACAAATGACAATCAACCGTTATTAGTGGTCAGTGTATACATGCCTACGGACTGCAGTGACAACTTGGGCGAATTCACGGACTGCTTGGGAGCGGTGAGTGCGATAATTGATGAGTGTGGGATAGAATCAGTATACATAATGGGCGATTTTAACGCTCATCCGCACGAACGTTTCTATAATGAGTTGATTAAGCACTGCGACGAACAAAAATGGTGCTGTATGGACGTGGATAAGTTGGGGATTACGTCAGATACCTACACTTTTTTTAGTGATGCGCATTTATGTAGAAGATGGTTGGATCACTTTGTACTATCGCAGTCGGCGGTGCTCTCCGTTCGCAATGTTTATGTAAATAACAATTGTGTTACGTGGTCGGACCATTTTCCTATATTTTTGGAATGTGACCTTAATGTTATAGTTCCTAGACTCTCTAGAACAACAAGACAGGTTCACGtagataaaaatgtaatatggGGGGAGAGAACGACGGAACAAATTGTTGTTTATCGCAACGAATGTCATCAAAGACTGCGTTTAATAAATTTTCCAATAGAATTAGAGTCCTGTGCCGATAGGTATTGTCAGGAACAGGGACATAAAAAAGTTTTGGACCGGCTATATGAGGAAATCGTTGGTGCGCTTAAGAGTGCAGCGACTGTCGGTCGGGGAGACAGGAAACCGAGGGCTAAGAAACGGATTGTAGGTTGGAACAAACATGTTAGTGCCGCTCACCGGGTCGCTAGACAAAGGTTTTATGATTGGATAATGGCTGGAAAGCCTGAAAGTGGTATTCTTTTTAATGAAATGCGTGACAGTCGCAAGGTCTTTAAATCGCGCTTGAAATGGTGCCAAGATCATGAAGATCAAATAAAGATGGACATAATTACCTCTCATAATTCAAAGAAGAATTTCCGCTCCTTTTGGAAGgccacaaataaattaaaacctttGAGTGGTCACCCGGCTAGCGTGGGGGGCGTTAGTGATCCTAAAAGCATTGCCAACCTCTTTAAGGATCATTTCGTTATAAAATCGGCTTTAGGCCCAACGAAGCTGGGGGGGCTCGATAGTGAGACCGAGATAGAGAGTGTGGGTCCTAGCCTTACTGCTAAGGACATTGccaaaattataaaatcaatgTCTGGAGGTAAATCCCCGGGATACGACGGTCTCTCTATTGAGCACCTCCAACATGCAGGTCCCCACATATCGAGAGTGTTGGCAATGTTTTATACCTTGTGTATTAGGCATTCTTATCTGCCAGATAATCTAATGCGGACGATCGTCGTACCTATTGCCAAAAACAGGACCGGAGACCTGGCGGATAGGAGTAACTACAGACCCATTTCGTTGGCAACAGTCATGGCAAAAATACTTGATAGTGTGCTTAATTCCCAGTTAAATAGCCATGTTAAACTGCATGATAACCAACTAGGTTTTCGACCACAGTTATCTACAGAGTCGGCGATCCTGTGTCTTAAGCACACTGTCAGGTATTATGCCAAAAGTAAAACCCCGGTGGTGGCGTGTTTCCTCGATCTATCTAAGGCTTTTGACCTGGTTTCCTATGACCTACTGTGGAAAAAGCTGGAAAATACAAGTTTACCGCAGGAAACCATTCGCATTTTTAAGTATTGGTATGGAAACCAGGTCAACAGTGTTAGATGGGCAGACGCGTTGTCCGATGAGTACAGGTTGGAGTGCGGGGTGAGACAGGGGCGGTTGACCTCACCTACGCTCTTTAACCTGTACATCAACGGACTAATCGAGGCGCTCAGTAGAACCCATGTCGGCTGTCATGTGGATGGAGTCTGTGTTAATAACATAAGTTATGCAGACGACATGGTTCTGTTGAGCGCGTCAGTGTGTGGAATACGCAAACTCTTGAAAATTTGCGAAGCGTATGTTACTGAGCATGGCCTTAAATATAATGTGGCCAAAAGCCAGCTTATGGTGTTTGAGTGCGGTCGCAAGAACACAACGGAAGTCCCTGGGGTTTGCCTCAATGGTACCCCTATAGATAGAGTGGACCATTTTAAGTACTTAGGCCATGTGATCGCGACCGACCTCAAAGACGACAGGGACATAGAAAGGGAACGAAGGGCCCTGTCGGTCCGGGCGAATATGATCGCTCGCAGATTTGCAAGGTGCTCCAAAGAGGTGAAAGTTACATTGTTCAGGGCGTTTTGCACTTCCCTCTACACCTGCAATCTGTGGGCTCA gcaaaaagaaaaaatcatacaTTTAAGGGTTACATTTGAATCGGCCTCGTTATCACCCTCTTTAACTGTGACATCTTTGGCCGCAGCCTTGGTACCTTCGTCACTATAG